The genomic interval TGCAAACCAGCAGAATCGCCGACATACCGGTATTGGTCAAAACCGCGCCCGCGCCGCCCTCCAGCTCAGCCAGCGCACGTTGAACCACGTCACGAGTCGGATTGCCACGCCGGGAATAATCATGTGTGCGGGGCTGATTGAAACCCGTGAAGTTATAGGTGCTGGAGAGATGAATCGGTGGGACAACACAACCAAACTGCTCGTCATTGTTCAACCCACTGCGGACTGCGATAGTAGCCTGTTTACGCGTCATCGGTGCCTTTCCTGACTGAACTGAAGTAGAGGATTTCAAGAGTAAACGCAGAAGTAATGGACGTCAACACATCTAGACTTCTAAACTTCTTTGCGTATAGATTGAGCATCCCTGGAATAACCGTTAGAATTATGGTGCTTCATGACAGTGGCAGTTTTCATCACGATCAATTTTTAAGGTATCCCATGGCTGAGTGGAATGGCGAGTACGTAAGCCCATATGCGGAACACGGCAAAAAAAGCGAGCAGGTAAAGAAAATAACGGTATCTATCCCGTTGAAGGTATTGAAGATCTTGACGGACGAACGTACCCGTCGTCAGGTGAACAACCTGCGTCACGCAACCAACAGTGAATTATTGTGCGAGGCGTTTCTGCACGCATTCACCGGCCAGCCTCTGCCAGACGACGACGATCTGCGCAAGGAACGCCATGACGAAATTCCCGAAACCGCCAAGGTCATCATGCGCGAAATGGGCATCGATCCGGATACGTGGGAATACTAACGGCGGCACGACGCCATCCAGGGCAATCGGCATTCGACAGAAACAACAAAGGCACCCGCGGGTGCCTTTGTTTTGGCCGCTATTCGCGACCGGCGCATCACGCCTGAAATGGCAGTGATTACTTCTTCACGCCCGGAACGCTGAAGCGTTTGTTGAAACGCTCAACACGACCACCAGTGTCAACAACGCGCTGTTTGCCGGTGAAGAACGGGTGGCAGGCGGAGCACACGTCCAGGTTCAGATCGCGCGCGACGGTAGAACGGGTTTTGATGACATTACCGCAAGAACAGGTAGCGGTAATTTCAACGTAATTCGGGTGAATACCTTCTTTCATGGGAAACCTCTGTTAAGGCCGTGTCGCTATCCAGCCCTTTTCCGCCAGACACCACACGAAGTTGAGTTAAACGAGCTTTATACCACACGGTACAAAGGCGGCGGATCATACAGAAATTAACCAGATGATGCAATCATATCGGCAGGCGCCGCCTGCGCCGTGTACAATCTGACGCCGTAGTCCGGCGATGCCCGCATCGCCTCATTCACCTGAACTTCACGGAGATGCGATGACCATTGCCCAGGTTGCCTTGCCGGTACCGCTAACGCGCACGTTCGACTACCGCCTGACAGCGGACATGGCGCCTGTACCGGGTATGCGCGTCAGCGTCCCCTTCGGCAACCGTCGGATGATCGGCATAGTCACCGCATTGAGCGACAACAGCGAATTGCCTATGGATCAGCTTAAAACCGTCCATCAGGTTATTGACGACACCTCTCTGTTCCCCGCCAACCTGTGGCGCATTCTGCTATGGGCCGCCGATTACTATCACTACCCGCCTGGCGAAGTGCTGTTCCATGCGCTGCCGATCCTACTGCGTCAGGGGAAACCCGCGCATACCGCGCCGCTCTGGCAATGGTTCGCCACCGAACAGGGGCGGGCCACACCGCCCTTATCGCTGAAACGCGCGCCCAAACAGCAGCAGGCGCTGGCGGCGTTGCTGCAGGCTCCGCTGTATCGTCATCAGGTAGATGAACTGGGTTTGACCGACGCCGCGCTACAGGCATTACGCAGTAAAGGGCTGTGCGAGCTGCGTGCGTTATCCCGGCAGGTTCGGGACTGGCGGCAGGATTTCCGGCTGGCGGAAGAACGGTTGCGCCTCAACACCGAACAGGCGACCGCAGTCGGCGCCATCCGCGCCGGCGACGATGGGTTCCACGCCTGGCTGCTGGCCGGCATCACCGGCTCGGGCAAAACCGAGGTCTATCTCAGCGTTCTGGAAAATGTGCTTGCGCAGGGCAGACAGGCGCTGGTGCTGGTGCCTGAAATCGGACTGACGCCTCAAACCATCGCCCGCTTCCGCGATCGCTTCAATGCGCCGGTAGACGCCCTGCACTCCGGGTTGAACGACAGCGAACGGCTGGCGGTCTGGCTGCGCGCCCGCAGCGGGGAAGCCGCCATCGTCATCGGCACCCGATCCGCGTTGTTCACGCCTTTCGCCCGGCTGGGCGTTATCGTCATCGACGAAGAACACGACGGCTCCTACAAGCAGCAAGAGGGCTGGCGCTACCACGCGCGGGATCTGGCGGTGTTCCGGGCCCGCCAGGAAAACATCCCGGTGATTATGGGATCCGCCACGCCCGCACTGGAAACGCTCTACAACGCGCAGAACGGCAAGTACCAGCTGTTGAGGCTCAGCAAACGCGCCGGCAATGCCAGCCTGGCGCGTCAGCACATACTGGATTTAAAAGGACTACCGCTGACGGCCGGGCTGTCCCAACCGCTTATCGGCCGCATCCGTCACCACCTTACCGCGGGCAATCAGGTCATTCTGTTCCTGAACCGTCGGGGGTTCGCGCCGGTGGTGATGTGTCACGAATGCGGCTGGATTGCCGAATGCCCCCGTTGCGACAGCTACTACACGCTGCACCAACACCAGCACATGCTGCGCTGCCATCACTGCGACAGCCAGCGCGGCATACCGCAACAATGCCCAGAATGCGGCTCCACACACCTGGTTCCGGTGGGGTTGGGTACCGAACAACTGGAACAGGCGCTGCCTGAACTGTTTCCCGATACGCCGATCACCCGGATCGATCGCGACACCACCAGCCGTAAAGGCGCGCTGGAACAACAGCTCGCCCAGGTACGTCAGGGCGGCTCACGCATTCTGATCGGCACACAGATGCTGGCCAAAGGGCACCATTTCCCGGACGTGACGTTGGTCGCGCTACTGGATGTGGACAGTTCGCTGTTCTCCGCTGATTTCCGCGCCACCGAGCGCTTCGCCCAGCTCTATACCCAGGTTTCCGGCCGCGCGGGGCGGGCGGGCAAAGCAGGCGAGGTCATTCTGCAAACGCATCACCCCGAGCATCCGCTGCTGCAGACGCTGCTGCAGCAAGGGTATGACGCCTTTGCCGGCCAGACGCTAAAAGAGCGCCAGAGCGTGCTGCTGCCGCCGTTCACCAGCCACGTTCTGTTTCGCGCCGACGACCACGATAACCAGCAGGCTCATGTCTTTCTGCAACAGCTGCGTAATCTGCTGGAGGCCAGCCCGCTGCGGGATGAGTCGCTCTGGTTGATGGGGCCGGTTCCGGCGCTGCAACCCAAACGCGCCGGGCGGTTTCGCTGGCAGTTGCTGCTACAACATCCCTCCCGTTCCCGTCTCCAGCAGGTAATACGTTCATCAATGCCGTTAATCGACACGCTGCCCCAGGCCCGGCGGGTAAAATGGGTGCTGGATGTTGACCCAACCGACAGTTGAAGCGCTAGGATGCAGTTACTATTTCTACATCCCGCTCGGATGCCTATTTTGCGGGCACGCCCGAAAAACAGACAACACAATCGAGATCGGCACGACGTAATTCATAAAACTTGTGTACCCTCTGTCAGGTGTGGCGGGAGAACCGCATGACGAACAGGCGTCGGCCGGTTTTTATGCTGTCATAATTCCCGGCTTTTCCTGTCGTCGAAATGGAAGCGTACCGCCCCGACAAGAAACGCTATCAACGACCGTCATATCTGACAGTCAGGCAACAGCGCCAGTTGACGCTGACGCAAGGAGGAAAAAGCGTTGGAGCAAAACAGACATATCTCGCCCGCTACCATGAAGGACGTTGCGGACAAGGCCGGTGTATCGACCGCCACCGTGTCCCGGGCGCTGACTCATCCGGAAAAGGTTTCCGCCGCTACACGGCAGAAAGTGGAAGAAGCGGCGCTAGCTGTAGGATACGCGCCGAATACCCTCAGTCGCCATGTCAAACGCCATGAATCCAGAACCATTCTGGTCGTCGTGCCCGATATCTGCGATCCTTTTTTCTGCGATATCTTGCGCGGCATTGAAGAAACCGCGGCGGAACGCGGCTATCTGGTGTTGATCGGCGATTGCGCCCACCAGCGCCAAAATGAAAAAACCTTTCTCGATTTGATCATCACCCGGCAAATCGACGGCATCCTGTTGCTGGGCTCACAGCTGCCTTTCGACGCCGGCAAGGAAGAACAACGTAGCCTGCCGCCGATGGTGATGGCCAACGAATTTTCGCCAGAGCTCGGCCTGCCGACCGTACACATCGATAACCTCACCGCTGCGTTTGAAGCCGTCAGCTACCTGCACCATCTGGGGCATCAACGTATCGCCTGCATCGCCGGGCCGGAACAACTGCTGCTCAGCGAGTACCGCCTGCAGGGCTACATTCAGGCGCTGCGGCGCTGCGGGCTGCCTGTCGATAATCAATACATCATTCGCGGCGATTTCGATTACGAAACCGGTTCGCGCGGGCTGACGCGCTTGATGTCACACCCGACGCCGCCGACTGCGGTGTTCTGCCACAGCGATGTTATCGCCATGGGCGCCTTGTCGCAGGCGCGCAAAATGGGGCTGGATATCCCCCGGGATTTGTCACTGATAGGGTTTGATGACATCGATCAAGCCAGTTATTGTTTCCCCCCACTGACTACAGTGGCGCAGCCGCGTTATGAAATAGGGCGCGAGGCCACGCTGCTGCTGCTGGCGCAGTTGCTCCACCATACGGTGCCCAACGGTTCGCGGTTGCTCTCCAGCGAGTTGGTGATTCGTGAAAGCACCGCCGCTCCCGGCCCACGACCGGCGGGCTTTAAGAGTGCAGGTGCTGGTCAAATATTTTAG from Musicola paradisiaca NCPPB 2511 carries:
- the metJ gene encoding met regulon transcriptional regulator MetJ; this encodes MAEWNGEYVSPYAEHGKKSEQVKKITVSIPLKVLKILTDERTRRQVNNLRHATNSELLCEAFLHAFTGQPLPDDDDLRKERHDEIPETAKVIMREMGIDPDTWEY
- the rpmE gene encoding 50S ribosomal protein L31 — encoded protein: MKEGIHPNYVEITATCSCGNVIKTRSTVARDLNLDVCSACHPFFTGKQRVVDTGGRVERFNKRFSVPGVKK
- the priA gene encoding primosomal protein N', with translation MTIAQVALPVPLTRTFDYRLTADMAPVPGMRVSVPFGNRRMIGIVTALSDNSELPMDQLKTVHQVIDDTSLFPANLWRILLWAADYYHYPPGEVLFHALPILLRQGKPAHTAPLWQWFATEQGRATPPLSLKRAPKQQQALAALLQAPLYRHQVDELGLTDAALQALRSKGLCELRALSRQVRDWRQDFRLAEERLRLNTEQATAVGAIRAGDDGFHAWLLAGITGSGKTEVYLSVLENVLAQGRQALVLVPEIGLTPQTIARFRDRFNAPVDALHSGLNDSERLAVWLRARSGEAAIVIGTRSALFTPFARLGVIVIDEEHDGSYKQQEGWRYHARDLAVFRARQENIPVIMGSATPALETLYNAQNGKYQLLRLSKRAGNASLARQHILDLKGLPLTAGLSQPLIGRIRHHLTAGNQVILFLNRRGFAPVVMCHECGWIAECPRCDSYYTLHQHQHMLRCHHCDSQRGIPQQCPECGSTHLVPVGLGTEQLEQALPELFPDTPITRIDRDTTSRKGALEQQLAQVRQGGSRILIGTQMLAKGHHFPDVTLVALLDVDSSLFSADFRATERFAQLYTQVSGRAGRAGKAGEVILQTHHPEHPLLQTLLQQGYDAFAGQTLKERQSVLLPPFTSHVLFRADDHDNQQAHVFLQQLRNLLEASPLRDESLWLMGPVPALQPKRAGRFRWQLLLQHPSRSRLQQVIRSSMPLIDTLPQARRVKWVLDVDPTDS
- the cytR gene encoding DNA-binding transcriptional regulator CytR; translation: MEQNRHISPATMKDVADKAGVSTATVSRALTHPEKVSAATRQKVEEAALAVGYAPNTLSRHVKRHESRTILVVVPDICDPFFCDILRGIEETAAERGYLVLIGDCAHQRQNEKTFLDLIITRQIDGILLLGSQLPFDAGKEEQRSLPPMVMANEFSPELGLPTVHIDNLTAAFEAVSYLHHLGHQRIACIAGPEQLLLSEYRLQGYIQALRRCGLPVDNQYIIRGDFDYETGSRGLTRLMSHPTPPTAVFCHSDVIAMGALSQARKMGLDIPRDLSLIGFDDIDQASYCFPPLTTVAQPRYEIGREATLLLLAQLLHHTVPNGSRLLSSELVIRESTAAPGPRPAGFKSAGAGQIF